A single Dermacentor albipictus isolate Rhodes 1998 colony chromosome 3, USDA_Dalb.pri_finalv2, whole genome shotgun sequence DNA region contains:
- the LOC135919483 gene encoding solute carrier family 45 member 3-like isoform X3: MSSRSWRQLPWIVGINLVAFGAHLCACGCFVYLPPMLRKAGFSEKSRGVILGLGPFLCIVGVPLVGAWSDRCRSRLGRRRPFLLGLGLLLALALASIAFIDLISATAVQGPVLAAATIVLDFATQLRLTPPAPLQALLNPSQSLLYDLVADVEYGFSVYSFTLSLGGLFGYLLSALDWTDTILGQAGQERAVFILMLVALTSCLAVTFVLAKEKPLPPVKATEAVANGDAVRPPPPCALVILDKAPQGGVAGSCLPVVCNGNGAAVGEPGTPSHNHSPLNGAGVFITWHHVGSSKAKASPATVLRALSSALLVLVCEAFCRVFVVMPARAASYLLRIPINLRRLFLFQLLAWMALFAHYIYFTDFTGEVIYHGRPEETASNDDRSRYDRGVRAGSWGLLVNCIASSMYSLTIQWRVTSRFGQRFGLLLGIGTFAIAMAGLLVFTDLVSMLTLSALTGIAAAALDSIPYALACLYCENSQEYFKGSRYTPGVGQCLALLATAEYLSQVILTFLMGYIFSVTHTVASYVAVALVCALASCYASMFVVCPSPKDTS, from the exons TCCCGCGGCGTGATCCTGGGTCTCGGTCCATTCCTGTGCATCGTGGGAGTTCCGCTGGTCGGGGCCTGGAGCGACCGGTGTCGCTCGCGGCTAGGACGTCGGCGCCCCTTCCTGCTAGGTCTCGGGTTGCTACTGGCTCTAGCGCTGGCGTCCATCGCGTTCATCGACCTCATCTCTGCCACGGCTGTCCAGGGGCCCGTGCTGGCGGCGGCCACCATCGTCCTTGACTTCGCCACCCAG CTACGCCTTACACCACCAGCGCCCTTGCAGGCGCTGCTGAACCCGTCCCAGTCGCTGCTGTACGACCTAGTGGCAGATGTGGAGTACGGATTCTCGGTGTACTCGTTCACGCTCTCTCTTGGTGGCCTGTTTGGGTACCTGCTGAGCGCTCTGGACTGGACCGACACAATCCTGGGGCAAGCAGGACAG GAGCGTGCCGTGTTCATACTCATGCTGGTTGCCCTGACCTCGTGCCTGGCTGTGACGTTTGTGCTGGCCAAGGAAAAGCCGTTGCCACCTGTCAAAGCTACAGAAGCCGTGGCGAATGGTGACGCTGTGCGTCCGCCGCCTCCATGCGCTCTCGTCATCCTCGACAAGGCCCCTCAAGGAGGCGTTGCGGGCAGCTGTCTACCGGTTGTCTGCAACGGCAATGGCGCCGCCGTTGGCGAACCGG GTACGCCGTCGCACAATCACAGCCCACTGAACGGCGCCGGTGTGTTCATAACCTGGCACCACGTGGGCAGCAGCAAGGCCAAGGCCAGTCCAGCCACGGTTCTGCGTGCGCTGTCATCGGCGCTGCTGGTGCTCGTGTGCGAAGCCTTCTGTCGCGTGTTCGTCGTGATGCCGGCACGAGCCGCGTCCTATCTCCTCCGCATCCCGATCAACCTGCGGCGACTCTTCCTGTTCCAGCTGCTTGCTTGGATGGCCCTGTTTGCGCACTACATCTACTTCACAGACTTCACGGGTGAG GTTATATATCATGGAAGACCCGAAGAGACTGCCAGTAATGACGACCGTTCGCGCTATGACCGTGGAGTTCGAGCTGGCTCTTGGGGACTACTAGTCAACTGCATTGCCT CATCCATGTACTCGCTGACCATCCAGTGGCGGGTGACGAGTCGCTTCGGCCAGCGCTTTGGCCTTTTGTTGGGCATTGGCACGTTCGCAATCGCCATGGCCGGCCTGCTCGTCTTCACCGACTTGGTCAGCATGCTTACCCTGTCGGCATTGACGGGCATCGCAGCCGCCGCCCTCGACTCCATTCCCTATGCTCTTGCGTGCCTTTACTGCGAGAACAGCCAG GAGTACTTCAAGGGATCTCGGTACACGCCTGGTGTGGGTCAGTGCCTGGCACTGCTGGCCACCGCCGAGTATTTGTCCCAAGTGATTCTCACGTTCCTCATGGGCTACATCTTCTCGGTGACGCACACCGTGGCGTCGTACGTCGCGGTTGCCTTGGTGTGTGCCCTCGCATCGTGCTACGCGTCCATGTTTGTCGTGTGTCCTTCGCCCAAAGACACCTCATGA